The genomic stretch CGGTGAAACTCAACTTTTTAGAAAAATATGCTTTACAACCTGATAACCCTCCCAAACAAGCACAAGAAATTTTAGAATCCCTCGGTCGACAAAAAAGTGGTGATTCTGCGGTACAGTTGCTGATAGACTTAAAACTATGGGATAAACATGAAAATATATTCTTACGTCGTAGTTCTTACCCTAATTATTTTCCTCTGCAAGTATCTGAAGCTGCTCATTCTATCCTTGAGCAAATTTCCGCCGGTACGATCGAAGATACAAATCATCGACTTGATTTAACTCATCATAAAGTATATACGATCGATGATGAAACCACCGAAGAAATAGACGACGGTTTAAGCGTAGAAACCTTAGAAGATGGCACATTACGCTATTGGGTACATATAGCAGATCCCACCCGTTTAATCAAACCCGGAGATATTTTAGATCGAGAAGCTCGAAAACGTAGTACCAGTTTATACCTTCCCACTGGGATGATTCCCATGTTTCCTCAAGAACTAGCCACAGGCCCTATGAGTTTAGTTCAAGGTCAAATTTGCCCTGCATTGAGTTTTGGGGTTACTCTTGACGATAATGGTGGAGTTATAGACTATGAAATTCACTCTACCCTAATCAAACCAACTTATCGTTTGACTTATCATGATGTTGATGAAATGTTACATTTGAATATTCAGGCGGAACAACAAGTAAAACAGTTGGCAGAAGCGGCCAAAAAACGATCGCAGTGGCGCAAAGATAATGGATCTGTGATGATTTCTATGCCTGAAGCTATCATCAAAGTAAAGGACAATGAAGAAGTTACGATCGAATTATTAGATCCTTCTTTTTCTCGTTCTCTTGTGGCTGAGATGATGATATTAACAGGGGAAGTAGCAGGAAAGTATTGTCAAGAACATAATATCCCCGTAGCTTTTAGGAGTCAACCGCAACCAGAATTACCCCCAGAAGAAGAATTAATACTTTTACCCCCTGGCCCTGTAAGATCTTGTGCTTTAAGGCGTTGTATGCCTAAAAGTGAAACAGGATTATCCGCCGCCCGTCATGCCAGTTTAGGGTTAGAAGCTTATACTCAAGTAACCTCACCCATTCGTCGTTATACGGATTTACTAGCCCATTTTCAAATTAAAGCCCATTTACGAGGAGATGAATTACCTTTCCATAGGGATAAGATGCAGGAAATGATATTCGAGGTAATGGCTACATCTTCTGAAGCTGTGTTGGTAGAAAGACAAACGAATCGTTATTGGAGTTTACAATATTTACAAAAACATAGCGGCGAAATTTGGCATGGTTTGGTATTGCGTTGGTTACGGGAAGACGAGAATTTAGCCTTGATTTTATTAGAAGATTTAGGATTAGAATTTGCCCATCGTTTTGATCGTGTTCCAAAAATAGGAGAGCAACTGAGGTTACAAGTACATTTTTGTGATCCTCAACGAGACGAAATTCGCTTTAAAGAAGCAGTAAGTAGTTAATAGTACTTAAATATTAATAAAGAGACGAAAATCGATCGATCTTTAGGTTTTTTAACTCAACTCACATCGAAATAAATTTCAATGCTAATAGCAAAAGTCAGCTAAAGCGACTGAAAAAAGAGAATTAAACCAAAACTTATGATAATTCACTTAGAATTATATGGATCTTACCTTCAAATAAATCGTAATAGAATTAAATTATGAAAATTAAATTACATAAAATTTCCCAATGGTTAGCATTTAGTCTTGTTACTATTTTTCTTATTATTAGCAGTCATCAAGGGGTTTTAGCGGATGTAACTCGTAGTTATAAAGATTTACAATATCCTCCTCTGCCAGAAATTAAACTCCCTGAATACCAGAGGTATCAATTAAAAAATGGTATGGTGGTTTATCTTATGGAAGATCATCAATTACCCTTAATTAGTGGTAGTGCGATCGTGCGTACTGGTTCAAGATTTGAGCCATCTAATCAAGTTGGTTTAGCTGAATTAACGGGAAGTTTGATGCGATTGGGAGGTACTAAAAATCATCCTCCAGATCAATTAAATACTATTCTCGAACAAAAAGCGGCATCGATCGAAACTTCTATCGGAGATACTTCTGGCAGTGCTAGTTTTTCTTCTCTTAGTTATGATTTTGATATGGTTTTTCCTCTTTTTGCGGAAGTCTTACAATCTCCAGCTTTCGATAATCAACAATTTGAACTACAAAAAACCGGAGCTAGAGGTGCGATCGCCAGAAGAAATGATAATCCCAGAGATATTGCTAGACGAGAATTTGATAAACTAATTTATGGTGAAAGTAGTCCTTATGCTCGTACTGTAGAATATGAAACTCTCAATAATATTAGTCGGGAAGATTTAATTAATTTTTATAGTAAATATGTTCGTCCTGAAAACATTATTTTAGGAATAGTAGGAGATTTTGAACCCGAAGAAATGAAAGTAACCATCGAAAAAACTTTCGATAACTGGGTTGTTTCGACTTCATCACCTAATCTCGAAACCACTTCTCCTCAACAAAAAAATACTAATGGTATATTTATTGCAGATCAACCACAACTAACTCAAAGTAATATTTTATTAGGGCATTTAGGAGGTAAATTAAAGGATGCAAACTATCCTACTCTTAGTGTTATTAATGGGGTTTTAAATGGTTTTGGAGGAAGACTTTATAATGAAATCAGATCTCGTCAAGGATTAGCTTACTCTGTGTATGGTATTTGGAGTGCTAATTATGATTTTCCCGGTGTCTTTATTGCCGGTGGGCAAACTAAAACGGAAACGACAGGACAGTTTATCAAATCTATGATCTCAGAAATTGATCGTTTGCGCAGAGAATCGATTACTGAAGATGAGTTAAACTACGCTAAAGATTCTATCCTTAACTCCTTTGTTTTTCAATTTCAAAATCCTACTCAAACTTTATCTCGATTGATGACTTATGAGTATTATGGTTATCCTGCCGATTTTATTTTTGACTATCAAAAAGCTATAAAAAATACAACTGTTAGTAATGTTTTAACCACTGCTCAGGAATATTTAACGCCTGATAAAATTGTTACTTTAATTGTGGGAAATCAAGATAATATTAAAAGTCAATTGACTAACTTAAATCAACCTATTAAAACTGTAGATATTTCGATCGATAAACAGAGCAATTCTAAATTGTAACTTACAGCAGTTTTCATTTCTTTAAACAAAACTTTCCATTCTCCTTTGCAACTTTGCACTCCTCCCTAATTAGGGGGGATAAAGGGGGTTGCGAGAGATAAAAAATGTAGTTTATTCATTGGAAAAACACTGTAATTAAAAATTTTATAAACTGAGATAATGTAATTATGGAAACAAGACAACTAGGAAACTCAAATCTTTATATCACACCCATAATAATGGGTACATGGCAAGCGGGAAAAAGAATGTGGGTAGGTATTGAGGATAGTGATAGTATTAAGGCGATTCGAGAGGCTTTTGAATCTGGGATCACTACGATCGACACCGCCGAAGTATATGGAGAAGGACATTCAGAAAGAATTGTTGGACAAGCCTTAAAAGATGTTAGAGATCAAGTTATCTACGCTACCAAAGTTTTTGCTAATCATCTAAAATATGATCAAGTCCTTACTGCCTGTCATCATTCTTTAAAAAATCTTCAAACGGATTATATTGATTTATACCAAATTCATTGGCCTTCAGGAAGTTGGAATAGTGAGATTGTACCCATTGAAGAAACCATGAAGGCGTTAAACGATTTGAAACAAGAAGGAAAAATTAGAGCAATAGGAGTTTCTAACTTTTCCCGTGAACAATTGGCAGAAGCATTGCAGTATGGAAATATCGAGAGTATTCAACCCCCTTATTCTTTATTGTGGCGTGGAGTAGAAAAAGAAATCCAACCTTATTGTGTAAAGCATAATATTTCAATTATAGCTTATTCTTCCCTTGCTCAAGGCATTTTAACGGGAAAATTTGGCACTAAACCTAGTTTCGCTGAAGGTGATCATCGTAAAGATCATCGTTTATTTCAATCTCCCCATTGGGAAAGAGTACAAACAGCTTTAAGTCAATTAGAACCTATCGCAAATAAATATAATTGTACATTAGGTCAGTTATCGATCGCATGGTTAATTCGACAACCAAAAACTAATGCAATTATAGGGGCTAGAAACTCACAACAAGTTAAACAAAATAGTCAAGCGATGGAAGTTAATTTAACACAGGAAGATGTAATGAAAATTAGTGACATCAGTTATGAAGTTACAAAACATTTAGACAACAACCCTGTTATGTGGAATTTTGAATAATATTAAATTCCAACTTTATATTTATGTTGTTACTGTTTTATGAGAAAACTCAAGTAAGAAGTGATTTTAGACTAATTATTATAGCAATAAACGGGTTAGTTAATTCAGCAACGCCGAGATTTCTAATATTAGGATTATCAATTAAACTATACTAAATAATAACTGTCTTAGATTAATTAAATTATCTCCATAAAAAGTTAATTTTAGATATGCCTAAAATACGTTTAATAATTACAAAACAAGGTTATACAAACAGATGAATATCGATTTATTAATAGAAGAAGCAGAAAAAAAACTTATACCAACTTTCACTCAAATCGATCGACAAGTTAAACAACATTTGCAAAAAATTCTTACAGCTTTTCAAGATCATCGAGTAGGAGTTCATCATTTTTCTAGTGTTAGTGGTTATGGTCATGATGACTTAGGTAGAGAAGTTTTAGACAAGATTTTCGCTCAAATTTTTAATGCCGAAAGTGCGGCGGTTAGAGTTCAATTTGTTTCGGGAACTCATGCGATCGCTGCCTGTCTATATGGAGTATTACGCCCTGGAGATGAAATGTTAGCAGTGGCAGGACATCCTTACGATACCTTAGAAGAAGTGATTGGAGTACGAAGCGAGGGACAAGGTTCACTACAAGAATTTGGAATTAGTTATCGAGAGTTAGATTTAACTTCAGAAGGGTGCATTGATTGGGATGGTTTAGATAGGGCGATTAAACCTGAAACAAAATTAGTTTTAATTCAACGATCGTGCGGTTATTCGTGGCGACAGAGCCTGAGCGTGGCAGATATTCAGCGAATTGTCAAGGTTGTTAAACAACAAAATCCTGACACCGTGTGTTTTGTTGATAACTGCTATGGAGAATTTATCGAAAATCTTGAACCAACAGCTGTAGGAGTTGATTTAATGGCAGGATCATTAATTAAAAATCCGGGGGGTACAATTGTTACCGCAGGAGGTTATGTGGCAGGAAGAGAAGACTTAGTGGAAAAAGCCTGTTGTCGTCTTACCGCCCCCGGTATCGGTAGCAGTGGAGGGGCAACTTTTGATCAAAATCGTCTCCTGTTTCAAGGTTTATTTTTAGCACCTCAGATGGTAGCAGAAGCAGTGAAAGGTAGTCATATCATCGCTTTGGTATTTTCTGAGTTAGGTTATGAAGTCAATCCCTTACCTTTTGTACCTCGTCGAGACATTATCCAAGGAATAAAACTCGGTAATCCTAAAAAATTGGTAGCCTTTTGTCGATCGATTCAACGTAACTCTCCTGTAGGATCATATCTTGATCCTGTACCTGCACCTATGCCGGGATATGAGAGTAATTTAGTTATGGCTGGGGGGACTTTTATTGACGGTAGTACATCTGAATTTTCTGCCGATGGACCTTTACGAGAACCCTATATTGTATTTTGTCAGGGAGGTACTCATTGGACACATACTTCGATCGCTATTTCTGAAGCCATTAAGGCAATTATAAACCTAAGTGAATCATAAAATTTTTGATAAAGGTGATTGTGGGTACTGAATTGCCTCACAAATTTTAATTTTTAAAGTCTATTCTCGATCGCATTTGCCCAAGTATCAGTAATCGTTTTAACATCTAAATTGATGAGATTATTAATACTTAAAACTTGAGATTTTACTTCCCCTATTTGTTGCCAATTATTGTCTAACTTTTGTGTTAATAAACTTTCCCATTGGGCTTTATTTTCTGGAGAAATTGACACTATAATTAAACTAGCTAACTCACCGAATAAAACATTATCAAGACGGGCATTAATTTCAGGTAAATTCACTTCACAACCTAACTTGCCACTGATACAAGATTCTGCTAAAGCAACAGCAATTCCTCCTTCGGTAACATCATGGGCAGATTTAACGAAACCTTGACGAATGCCATCACGACAAGCCTCTTGCACTTGTTTTTCTAACTCATAATCTAACTCAGGAGGTTTTCCGGCAACAGTATTATGAATTGTCGCTAAATATTCAGATGCTCCTAATTTAGGATTAAATTTACCCAATAGATAAATCAAATCTTCTTCTTTTTGCCAACCCTGCCCACAAATTTTGTTGATGTCGGCAATTAAACCTACCATGCCAATAACAGGAGTCGGGTAAATGGGTTGAGGATTGCCTTCACTATCGATCGTCTCGTTATACAATGATACATTACCCCCCGTAACAGGGGTTTTAAACTCTTTACACGCCTCAGAAATTCCTTGACAGGCATGATATAACTGCCAGTAACCGATCGGTTTTTCAGGACTTCCAAAGTTAAGATTATCAGTAATGGCAATAGGTTCAGCACCAACACAACTCAAATTACGGGCGGCTTCAGCAACGGCTAATTTTGCTCCCAAATTTGGCTCTAAATAGACATAACGAGGGTTACAATCCGTTGTAGCGCCAATACCTGTTTTGGCTAACTCTGGTTTCCCGTTAACAGGGCGCACTCGAATAATGGCGGCGTCTGCTCCGCCCGGAAGCATGACAGTATTATTTTGCACTTGGTGATCATATTGTCGATAAATCCATCGTTTTGAGGCAATTGTAGGAGTATCTAATAAAGTTAACAAAATTTGCTCCCAATTTTGCCCATTTACACCATTTTTCTCGATATTTGGTAAATCTTGTTCTGTCCATGCCCATGCTTTAACTGCATATTCTGGAGGATTTGTCAAGACTTCGTGGTGATAAATTGGCGTATTATCTGCTAAAGCTGTTGATGGAACTTCCGCCGCAACTTTTCCTTGATGTAAAATTCTGACAATAGCCTCATCTATGACAGTACCAGCTACTACTGCATGAAGTCCCCACCGTTCAAATATATCGATTAATTCTTGTTCCCTTCCTTTTGCTGCTACAAAGAGCATTCTTTCTTGAGATTCTGACAAGAGATACTCATAGGGTATCATACCTTTTTCACGAGCGGGTATTTTATCTAAGTCTAACTCTATTCCAACGCCACCTTTTGCCGCCATCTCTGAGGTTGAGCAAGTAATACCTGCCGCTCCCATGTCTTGTGCCGCTACTACTGCACCTGTTTTAAAGGCTTCCAAACAGGCTTCTATCAAGGATTTTTCGAGGAAAGGATCACCTACTTGTACTGCAGGACGATCATCCATAGATTCATCCGTCAATTCAGCACTAGCAAAACTAGCTCCTCCCATACCGTCTCTACCTGTCGTCGATCCTACATACAGTACAGGATTACCAATTCCTGAAGCTCCTGATTTTACTATATCATCAGTTTCCATAAGTCCGATCGCCATTGCATTAACGAGGGGATTGCCACTGTAAGCGGAGTTGAAATAAACTTCACCGCCAACAGTGGGTACGCCGACGCAATTACCATAATGTGATATACCTTCTACAACTCCTTTAAATATTCTCTTGGTATGAGGATTATCTAAATTTCCGAAGCGCAATGAGTTTAAAATAGCGATGGGGCGTGCTCCCATAGTGAATATATCTCTTAAAATGCCTCCTACGCCTGTGGCCGCACCTTGAAAGGGTTCGATCGCGCTAGGATGATTATGGGATTCTATTTTAAAAGCTACCCTTAAACCGTTACCAAAATCCACAACTCCTGCATTTTCTCCTGGCCCGACTAATATTCGATCGCCGACAGTGGGAAACTCTGACAGTAAAGGTTTTGAGTTTTTATAACAACAATGTTCTGACCACATTACCCCAAACATACCTAACTCGGCTTTATTGGGATGTCTGCCTAATCTTTTAACGATGTCTTCATATTCAGCAGGTTTAATGCCTTCGGAGGCGATTTCTTGAGGAGTAAAGGGTGCGGACATATTTTCTCTACATTAATTAACTAATAACAATATATCAGTACAATCGGCAATGAGCAAGTAAAGTGTAAGGTTACTGACATAACAAAATTTTTGATAGCACAGAAGAATGATTATTTTTTATAGACTTAAAATAGATGAAAGTAATGAGAATGTGATATGATTATAATTATGAATCGTCTCATGATTAAATTCAATTTTGATAAAATTGTAAATAGACATAGTACAAAAATTAATGAATCATTTTGGTCAAGAATTTTCACTATTATTAAGGGCGTGTTATCCTCTTATTTATATCCCCACCCAAGAAGAAGAAAGAGTTGAGAAAGCGATCGCACAAATAGGGAAAAATGTGAATAATCGTAATATCTATACATGGGATTTTGTCGAAGGTTATCAGGATAATCCTAATAATGCTAACTTAGGACGGCGTAATCCTTTACAAGCCCTAGAATTTATCGAAAAATTACCAAGTAACACCCCAGGAATTTTCATTTTAAGGGATTTTCAGCGATTTTTAGAAGATATATCTATTTCTCGTAAATTGCGTAATTTAGCTCGAACCTTGAAAGCACAACCGAAAAATATTATTATCGTTGCCCCCGAAATTAATCTTCCCACAGAGTTAAAAGAAGTATTTACTATTGTCGAGTTTGCTTTACCTCAAGCTGAGGAAATTAAAACAGAAATTCAACGACTATCCGCCTCTACAGGACAGTTTCTCACAGATCAATTTTTGGCTGAATTAGTTAGATCCGCTCAAGGATTATCCCTAGAACGCATTAGAAGGGTTTTAACAAGAGCGATCGCTCAAAATGGAAAATTAGAAGGAGAAGACGTAGAACTGATATTAGAAGAAAAAAAACAGTCCATAAGACAAACACAAATCCTTGACTACTACCCTGCTAAAGAACAAATTTCTGACATTGGCGGTTTAGATAATCTCAAGGAGTGGTTATTAAGACGGGGTGGGGCTTTCAGTGAATCAGCAAGAGCTTACGGGCTACCTTATCCTAGAGGATTACTATTAGTTGGTATTCAAGGTACAGGAAAATCTTTGACGGCAAAAGCGATCGCACACCATTGGCACTTACCATTACTACGATTAGACGTGGGACGATTATTTGGAGGATTAGTCGGAGAATCAGAATCCCGAACCCGTCAAATGATTACCTTAGCAGAGGCTTTATCTCCTTGTATTTTGTGGATTGATGAGATAGATAAAAGTTTTACTGGTGTTGATGGCAAAGGAGATTCTGGTACAGCAAGTAGAGTATTTGGCACATTTATTACATGGTTAGCCGAAAAAGAAAGTCCAGTTTTTGTGGTAGCCACTGCGAATAATATTCAAAATTTACCGGCAGAAATGTTGAGAAAAGGAAGATTTGATGAAATCTTTTTTGTGGGATTGCCCAGTCAAGACGAAAGAGAATCAATTTTTAATGTTCATTTAACAAGATTACGTCCCCATAATTTAAGTAGCTATGACACTAAACGATTAGCTTATGAAACCCCCGAATTTTCTGGAGCGGAAATTGAGCAAACAATCATTGAAGCTATGCACTTAGGTTTTAGTCAAAATAGAGACTTTACCACCGAAGATATATTAAGTGCGGCTAGTCAAATTATACCCTTAGCTCGTACTGCGAAAGAGCAAATTGAGTTTTTACAAAATTGGGCAACATCAGGAAAAGCTCGTTTAGCCTCTCGTAATCAATTAAGGTTAACATAATCTTTTATATGTTATAGCCTAGACTTCATAGACACAAAACACCAAATAATAACGAAAAAAGAGATTATCATGAACAATCAAGAAAAACAAAAATCGACTTATTATAATACCAATTCTACAATATACATCTGGTAAAAAATATTTATATAGGTTCGTAGTGAGGGCAAAAGCCCTTCTTTTTAATCCTCGATCGAACTTAATAAACCACATTAAGATTTACGAAACATACTTTACTTTACAAATTTTATACAATTCGGGATTAATTTAGTACAGTGATGAAGAAAATATGATAGTATAATAATCACTTCCTTAGTTTTGTTTTCCTTGAAAAACACATAGATTATAAAAAATAGGTTAAATTTGTTATTTTATCTCTTGTACACTGTTTTATTGTATCAATTATAGTCGATGTCTATGGATAAAATTTAGTTAAATCTATATTATGAGGAAACCAATTATCATCTAATAACTGAACTAAAGTATAAGGGCATTGATTAGGGAAAATCTTTTTATTTAAACCTGTTTTAATCAATACATATTTAACAGATTTTTTGTAAATGTTCTCTCTTTCCTTCTCAAGATGTTTCCGTAAATTATTAGTCATATCCGTTTCTAATTCATCTCGAAAATTAGTAATTTCTGCCGCCCAATGACGATGATTAATTTTTTCTGAATCCCAATATTCAATTAATAGTAAATGAATAATAATTTGTTTTAAGTAACTTTCCCCACTCCGTTTAATATCCCTAACCAAATTTTCTAATACCTCTTTCAAACTATCTAAATCTAAATCAGTTATATTTTTTCGTTTTATTTGCTCTAAAGTAACTTCATACCATGCCAAATAATCTTCATTATATAAGTCTTTTAAATTTACTTTCTTTAAAGATTGCATAAAATTTTTTCTCGCCTCATAACTCTTATTTGCTATATTTATTTCAGTTCGATCGAAATCTTAAATCTCTATGGTTGTGGCAAAGTTCAAAAAATTGTTCATCACTTAGTTGCAACTTTAATTCTAAAGGTACTGATAAATAAACCATAATTTTTCTTAACAATCACTATAGTTATAATTGATCATCCTAACACAAAGGCTAAAAAGCACTCCCTAAGTTAATACAGAGTGCTATAACGAAAATGTCAGCCCCATATAGTTATGATTTGAGAAAAAAAGCTGTTAATGCCGTTGAATGAGGCACAAAAAAAAGTCATGTTTGCTAAACTTTAAATCTTAGTCGTAATACTCTTGATCTTTGGCTAAAAAGGGAAAAAACGCTTTATTCTGGTAGATAAATTTTGATTACTATTTGAAGTTTTAGTAGTAGTCATATCAATTGTACAAACAGAGGGCTCTAAAAAACGATTATCAAAAGTGAAAAAGATCAATTGTCAATAATTCATGATTATTTTTGTGGGGAAGTAACGATATTAGAGTTAAGATTAAGAAAAGGTAAATAAATGTTGTTGCATGATATTTTCAATCGATCGCAATACTCAAAGTCAACCATCTTGTCGTTATGATCTTAACGTAATTTCTTTTTCTAATGGATTAACTTTGGTTCATCAGGAAATCCCCTCTAGTTCCGTTGTTGTTGCAGATGTATGGATAAATGCTGGTGTCACTACTGAGCCAGAATCTTGGTCTGGTATTTCTCATTTCTTAGAACATATGATCTTTAAGGGAACGAAGAATATCTTACCCGGTGATTTCGACTATATTGTGGAAAGTACAGGAGGATGTGCTAATGCCGCTACAAGTTATGATTATACCCACTTTTTTCTGACTACAGCTTCTCAATATTTGCCCGATACCTTACCCTATTTAGCAGAAATTATATTACAAGCAGAAATTCCTGATGAAGAATTTTATATTGAACGGGATGTAGTATTAGAAGAACTTCGATCGAGCTATGATGATTATGACTGGATTATTTTGCAAACCATCGCTAACACTATTTATCAAAATCATCCTTATCGACGATCGGTATTAGGAGAAGAACCTCTATTGTTACAAAATACCCCTAACCAAATGCGGTGTTATCACAAAACCTATTATCAACCTGAAAATATGACGGTAGTCTTGGTTGGCAACATTGATAAAGATAGTTCTATCTCTCTTGTGGAAAACTGTTTCCAAGATTTTGCGGTACGATCAGAATGTCCTAATATTTATTTTGACAGTGAACCTCCTATCATTGATATTCGTCGTAAGGAATTATTTTTGCCCAGATTAGAACAGTCTAGGCTAATTATGGGATGGATGGGGCCAGGTATTGAAAATTTAGAAGGTGCGATCGCGCTTGATATGTTATCCTTGATTTTGAGTGGTGGTAGAACTTCAAGGCTAGTTAGAAAATTAAGGGAAGAAGAACATTTAGTATTAGATATTAGTTGTGATTTTTCTTTACAAAAATATTCTAGTTTATTTACTATTTCAGCTTATTTATCAGAGAATAATATTGAACAAATAGAGAACATTATTAGAAATCAAATTTATCAATTACAAAAAGAGCCTGTTACTCCTAATGAATTGAAAAATTGTCAACGATCGTTATGTCATGATTATATTTTCTCTACTGAAACTCCCGAACAATTAGCTGGATTATACGGTTATTATCAAATACTCAAAAAAGCAAATTTAGCCCTTAAATATCCACATATAGTGAAGCAATTAACGGCTGAAAAATTACAGTCTTATGCTTCCCAATATCTCTCTCCTGAATATTATGCCGTATGTGAAGTTAAATCCTGTTAATTATTAAAGTCTTCTCAAAAAGATAGATAAGACGTTTTAGTAGTAATGAGTTTGTACAAAAAATTAATAAGATGGTGAAATTTTGGTTTTGTTTAACACTTAATTCATAATTTAATTTCGAGAAACCTATATACTAATGAATAAATAATTATTGTTTGTCAATCTAAAAATCAGGGAGAATTTATAATTTATGGTTTGGAATTTTGATGGTCAAATTTTAATAC from Geminocystis sp. NIES-3709 encodes the following:
- a CDS encoding pitrilysin family protein, yielding MIFSIDRNTQSQPSCRYDLNVISFSNGLTLVHQEIPSSSVVVADVWINAGVTTEPESWSGISHFLEHMIFKGTKNILPGDFDYIVESTGGCANAATSYDYTHFFLTTASQYLPDTLPYLAEIILQAEIPDEEFYIERDVVLEELRSSYDDYDWIILQTIANTIYQNHPYRRSVLGEEPLLLQNTPNQMRCYHKTYYQPENMTVVLVGNIDKDSSISLVENCFQDFAVRSECPNIYFDSEPPIIDIRRKELFLPRLEQSRLIMGWMGPGIENLEGAIALDMLSLILSGGRTSRLVRKLREEEHLVLDISCDFSLQKYSSLFTISAYLSENNIEQIENIIRNQIYQLQKEPVTPNELKNCQRSLCHDYIFSTETPEQLAGLYGYYQILKKANLALKYPHIVKQLTAEKLQSYASQYLSPEYYAVCEVKSC
- a CDS encoding DUF29 domain-containing protein, which produces MQSLKKVNLKDLYNEDYLAWYEVTLEQIKRKNITDLDLDSLKEVLENLVRDIKRSGESYLKQIIIHLLLIEYWDSEKINHRHWAAEITNFRDELETDMTNNLRKHLEKERENIYKKSVKYVLIKTGLNKKIFPNQCPYTLVQLLDDNWFPHNIDLTKFYP
- a CDS encoding AAA family ATPase: MNHFGQEFSLLLRACYPLIYIPTQEEERVEKAIAQIGKNVNNRNIYTWDFVEGYQDNPNNANLGRRNPLQALEFIEKLPSNTPGIFILRDFQRFLEDISISRKLRNLARTLKAQPKNIIIVAPEINLPTELKEVFTIVEFALPQAEEIKTEIQRLSASTGQFLTDQFLAELVRSAQGLSLERIRRVLTRAIAQNGKLEGEDVELILEEKKQSIRQTQILDYYPAKEQISDIGGLDNLKEWLLRRGGAFSESARAYGLPYPRGLLLVGIQGTGKSLTAKAIAHHWHLPLLRLDVGRLFGGLVGESESRTRQMITLAEALSPCILWIDEIDKSFTGVDGKGDSGTASRVFGTFITWLAEKESPVFVVATANNIQNLPAEMLRKGRFDEIFFVGLPSQDERESIFNVHLTRLRPHNLSSYDTKRLAYETPEFSGAEIEQTIIEAMHLGFSQNRDFTTEDILSAASQIIPLARTAKEQIEFLQNWATSGKARLASRNQLRLT